A single window of Silurus meridionalis isolate SWU-2019-XX chromosome 11, ASM1480568v1, whole genome shotgun sequence DNA harbors:
- the LOC124393582 gene encoding short transient receptor potential channel 7-like isoform X1, with protein MSRGSSELQTVRRRPELLLLHTLPLSAQVEFGYCGDHLPGHPGHHHVRFPDTHHSFEAMQRRPTTLREKGRRGPAYMFRERDTSLMAEEERFLDAAEYGNIPVVRKMLEESETLNVNCVDYMGQNALQLAVANEHLEVTELLLKREGLARVGDALLLAISKGYVRIVEVILAHPAFEGGLRFGPSILEREQKKEDDDFYAYDEDGTRFSRDVTPVILAAQCQEYEIIHTLLLKGARIEKPHEHFCKCAECAEKHRQDSFSHSRSRINAYKGLASAAYLCLSSEDPVLTALELSNELAQLANIETEFKNDYGKLSMQCKDFVVGVLDLCRNTEEVGAILNGNIDSNLLSEYSRPCLSRIKLAIKFEVKKFVAHPNCQQQLLTLWYENLSGLRQQPIGVKCLTVLGVMVTLPFLAIAYWIMPYSKLGQVLRSPFMKFVAHAVSFTTFLCLLVLNASDRFDGVKILPNETITDHPRQVFRVKTTRFSWTEMLIMKWVLGMIWSECKEIWEDGLRDYVTQLWNILDFGMLSIFVASFTARLMAFLQASRAQQYVDLYVTSLDLSNASLPAEVAYFTYARNRWLPSDPQLISEGLYSIAVVLSFSRIAYILPANESFGPLQISLGRTVKDIFKFMVIFIMVFLAFMIGMFNLYSYYLGAKYNPAFTTVEESFKTLFWSIFGLSEVISVVLKYDHKFIENIGYVLYGVYNVTMVIVLLNMLIAMMNHSYQEIEEDADVEWKFARAKLWLSYFDEGRTLPPPFNLVPSPKSFYYMGLRTRSCLVRLCKSKGQRGSQQDMDTPDSISKLHRYRPCRTQDEYVMRSPINHPTRYHKIMKRLIKRYVLKAQADSENDEVNEGELKEIKQDISSLRYELLEEKSQVTAELADLIQQLGDRLSKSNKKL; from the exons ATGTCACGTGGAAGCTCGGAGCTCCAAACGGTGCGCCGCAGACCCGAGCTGCTTCTCCTCCACACGCTTCCGTTAAGCGCACAGGTGGAGTTTGGGTACTGTGGGGATCACCTGCCGGGTCATCCGGGTCATCATCACGTGCGCTTTCCGGACACACATCACTC GTTTGAAGCTATGCAGCGCAGACCCACAACACTGAGGGAGAAAGGTCGCAGGGGGCCGGCATACATGTTCAGGGAGCGCGACACGAGTCTCATGGCTGAGGAAGAGCGTTTCCTGGATGCCGCGGAGTACGGGAACATCCCAGTAGTCCGGAAGATGCTTGAAGAATCTGAGACTCTCAATGTGAACTGCGTGGATTACATGGGCCAAAATGCTCTACAGCTCGCCGTGGCTAACGAGCACCTGGAAGTGACCGAGCTTCTCCTCAAGAGGGAAGGTCTAGCTCGTGTGGGTGATGCCCTACTCCTGGCCATCAGTAAAGGCTACGTTCGTATCGTGGAGGTCATTTTGGCACACCCAGCTTTCGAAGGAGGCCTTCGCTTCGGCCCGAGCATCTTGGAACGGGAACAGAAAAAGGAAGACGATGACTTCTATGCATACGACGAAGACGGAACGCGGTTTTCACGCGACGTGACGCCCGTGATCCTGGCCGCACAGTGTCAAGAGTATGAGATCATACACACTTTGCTGCTCAAAGGTGCACGCATCGAAAAGCCTCACGAACACTTCTGCAAGTGTGCCGAGTGTGCCGAAAAGCATAGGCAAGACTCCTTTAGCCACTCGCGCTCACGCATAAATGCCTACAAAGGCCTGGCGAGTGCTGCCTACCTCTGCCTGTCCAGTGAAGACCCTGTACTGACGGCCTTGGAGCTCAGCAATGAGCTTGCTCAACTCGCCAACATCGAAACCGAGTTTAAG AACGACTACGGAAAGCTGTCAATGCAATGTAAAGACTTTGTAGTCGGTGTGCTGGACCTGTGTCGAAACACAGAGGAGGTCGGGGCCATTCTGAACGGAAACATTGACTCTAACCTCCTGAGTGAGTACAGCAGACCCTGTTTGAGCCGCATAAAACTGGCCATCAAGTTCGAAGTCAAGAAG TTTGTGGCTCATCCAAACTGTCAGCAGCAGCTCCTCACCCTTTGGTATGAAAATCTGTCTGGTTTGAGGCAACAGCCCATTGGAGTGAAATGTTTAACGGTTCTCGGGGTGATGGTGACTTTGCCGTTCTTGGCCATTGCATATTGGATTATGCCGTACAGCAAG CTGGGTCAGGTTCTACGCAGTCCATTCATGAAATTCGTTGCTCATGCAGTGTCCTTCACCACTTTCCTGTGCTTGCTGGTGCTCAATGCCTCAGACCGCTTTGACGGAGTCAAAATTCTGCCCAATGAAACTATCACCGATCACCCACGGCAAGTCTTCAGGGTCAAAACCACCCGGTTCTCCTGGACAGAGATGCTGATTATGAAATGGGTGCTTG GAATGATCTGGTCAGAGTGTAAAGAGATTTGGGAGGATGGCTTGCGTGATTACGTCACGCAACTCTGGAACATTTTAGACTTTGGCATGCTGTCCATCTTCGTGGCGTCGTTCACGGCGAGGCTCATGGCATTTCTGCAAGCCTCTCGTGCACAGCAGTACGTGGACCTGTACGTGACGAGCTTGGACCTGAGCAATGCCTCACTTCCTGCTGAGGTGGCTTATTTCACTTATG CAAGGAACCGCTGGCTTCCCTCTGACCCCCAGCTCATCTCTGAAGGTCTCTACTCCATTGCTGTGGTCCTGAGTTTCTCACGTATCGCATATATCCTGCCGGCCAACGAGAGCTTTGGACCTTTACAGATCTCCCTGGGTCGCACTGTGAAGGACATTTTTAAGTTCATGGTCATCTTCATCATGGTCTTCCTTGCTTTCATGATCGGCATGTTCAATTTGTACTCCTACTATCTGGGTGCCAAGTATAATCCCGCCTTTACCAC gGTGGAAGAAAGCTTCAAAACGCTGTTTTGGTCCATCTTCGGTTTGAGTGAGGTGATCTCTGTGGTGCTGAAGTACGATCACAAGTTCATTGAGAACATTGGCTATGTCCTGTATGGTGTCTACAACGTTACAATGGTCATCGTTCTGCTCAACATGCTGATCGCCATGATGAACCACTCCTACCAGGAGATTGAG GAGGACGCAGATGTTGAATGGAAATTTGCCCGTGCTAAACTCTGGCTCTCCTATTTTGATGAAGGCAGgactcttcctcctccttttaATTTGGTACCAAGTCCTAAGTCTTTCTACTATATGGGCCTACGCACAAGATCTTGCCTCGTCAGGCTTTGCAAGTCCAAAGGTCAACGTGGAAGCCAGCAAGACATGGACACTCCAGATTCAATATCCAAG CTCCACAGGTATCGACCTTGCCGTACTCAAGATGAATATGTCATGAGAAGTCCTATCAATCACCCAACCAGATACCAT AAGATCATGAAACGCCTCATCAAGCGATATGTCCTGAAGGCCCAAGCTGACAGTGAAAATGATGAGGTCAATGAGG GTGAGTTGAAGGAGATAAAACAGGACATCTCTAGTCTACGCTATGAACTTCTGGAGGAAAAATCTCAGGTCACAGCAGAACTAGCTGATCTCATCCAACAGCTGGGTGACAGACTCAGTAAATCGAACAAGAAACTCTGA
- the LOC124393914 gene encoding eukaryotic peptide chain release factor subunit 1-like has translation MADDPNAADRNVEIWKIKKLIKSLEAARGNGTSMISLIIPPKDQISRVAKMLADEFGTASNIKSRVNRLSVLGAITSVQQRLKLYNKVPPNGLVVYCGTIMTEEGKEKKVNIDFEPFKPINTSLYLCDNKFHTEALTALLSDDSKFGFIVIDGSGALFGTLQGNTREVLHKFTVDLPKKHGRGGQSALRFARLRMEKRHNYVRKVAETAVQLFVSNDKVNVAGMVLAGSADFKTELSQSDMFDPRLQAKVLKLVDISYGGENGFNQAIELSAEVLSNVKFIQEKKLIGRYFDEISQDTGKYCFGVDDTLKALEMGAVEILIVYENLDTMRYVLRCQGAEANGTENDNKTLYLTPEQEKDKSHFTDKETGQEHELIESMPLLEWFANNYKKFGATLEIVTDKSQEGSQFVKGFGGIGGILRYRVDFQGMDCQGEDDELYDLDDY, from the exons ATGGCGGACGACCCGAACGCTGCGGACAGGAACGTGGAAATCTGGAAAATAAAGAAGTTGATCAAAAGCCTTGAAGCAGCCAGAGG GAATGGCACCAGTATGATTTCACTCATCATCCCGCCAAAGGACCAAATCTCCCGGGTGGCTAAGATGCTGGCGGACGAGTTCGGCACAGCTTCCAACATTAAGAGCAGAGTGAACCGATTGTCCGTGCTGGGAGCCATCACTTCAGTACAGCAGAGACTCAAACTCTACaacaagg TGCCCCCCAATGGCCTGGTGGTGTACTGTGGAACCATCATGACTGAGGAGGGCAAAGAGAAAAAAGTCAACATTGACTTTGAGCCTTTCAAGCCGATCAACACGTCCCTGTATTTATGCGATAACAAGTTTCACACggag GCTCTCACCGCATTGCTTTCAGACGACAGTAAGTTCGGGTTTATCGTGATCGACGGCAGTGGCGCCCTCTTCGGAACTCTGCAAGGCAACACTCGGGAGGTTCTGCACAAATTCACAGTGGACCTGCCGAAAAAGCACG GACGAGGAGGGCAGTCCGCTCTGCGTTTTGCCCGGCTGAGGATGGAGAAACGGCACAACTACGTGAGGAAGGTGGCCGAGACGGCCGTGCAGCTGTTCGTCTCCAACGACAAGGTCAACGTCGCCGGGATGGTCCTCGCCGGATCGGCCGACTTTAAAACTGAGCTCAGCCAGTCGGACATGTTTGACCCG AGGTTACAAGCCAAGGTGCTGAAACTGGTGGACATTTCTTACGGGGGCGAGAACGGCTTCAATCAGGCTATCGAACTCTCCGCCGAGGTCCTCTCCAACGTCAAATTCATTCAGGAGAAGAAGCTGATTG GGCGCTACTTTGACGAGATCAGTCAGGACACGGGGAAGTACTGTTTTGGAGTCGACGACACGCTCAAAGCTCTGGAGATGGGAGCCGTGGAGATCCTTATTGTGTACGAGAACCTGGACACCATGCGCTATGTGCTACGTTGCCAGGGTGCAGAGGCCAATGGGACTGAAaatg ATAATAAGACACTATATTTGACACCAGAACAGGAGAAGGATAAGTCTCACTTCACAGACAAAGAG ACAGGGCAGGAGCACGAGCTCATAGAGAGCATGCCGCTGCTCGAGTGGTTTGCCAACAACTATAAGAAATTCGGGGCGACACTGGAGATCGTGACAGACAAAAGTCAGGAGGGCTCGCAGTTTGTCAAGGGATTCGGCGGGATCGGCG GAATTTTGCGATATAGGGTGGATTTCCAGGGCATGGATTGTCAGGGAGAAGACGACGAGTTGTACGACTTGGATGACTACTAG
- the avd gene encoding avidin produces MKPFTVYLFVLALGTAHIITGQVLLQDSERKVLHCNVTGEWRSELGSHLLLSAVGPEVRGVYRTAVESVRGAAGLEREAKVFGVVSNSPQPTIAFSVVWAKGSCTTWVGQCFSLPGGGQVLNMLWMLRSAAQSSVDNWGSTRLGEDRFIFTRSVDSP; encoded by the exons ATGAAGCCGTTTACTGTGTATTTGTTCGTGCTTGCGTTAGGAACAGCGCACATAATTACTGGGCAAGTTTTACTGCAGGATTCtgaaagaaaa GTTTTGCACTGTAACGTGACTGGGGAATGGCGCAGTGAGCTCGGATCCCATTTGCTCCTCAGCGCTGTTGGACCGGAAGTGAGAGGGGTGTACCGGACGGCGGTGGAGAGCGTGCGCGGTGCGGCGGGTCTAGAGCGCGAGGCTAAAGTGTTTGGGGTGGTCAGTAACAGCCCGCAGCCCACCATCGCGTTTTCAGTAGTGTGGGCGAAAG GATCGTGCACTACATGGGTAGGTCAGTGTTTCAGTTTACCTGGAGGTGGTCAGGTCCTGAACATGCTGTGGATGCTGCGCTCTGCTGCCCAGAGCTCTGTGGACAACTGGGGCAGCACCAG gttGGGGGAGGACCGGTTCATTTTTACCCGAAGTGTGGACAGTCCATAA
- the LOC124393582 gene encoding short transient receptor potential channel 7-like isoform X2, translating to MCRFEAMQRRPTTLREKGRRGPAYMFRERDTSLMAEEERFLDAAEYGNIPVVRKMLEESETLNVNCVDYMGQNALQLAVANEHLEVTELLLKREGLARVGDALLLAISKGYVRIVEVILAHPAFEGGLRFGPSILEREQKKEDDDFYAYDEDGTRFSRDVTPVILAAQCQEYEIIHTLLLKGARIEKPHEHFCKCAECAEKHRQDSFSHSRSRINAYKGLASAAYLCLSSEDPVLTALELSNELAQLANIETEFKNDYGKLSMQCKDFVVGVLDLCRNTEEVGAILNGNIDSNLLSEYSRPCLSRIKLAIKFEVKKFVAHPNCQQQLLTLWYENLSGLRQQPIGVKCLTVLGVMVTLPFLAIAYWIMPYSKLGQVLRSPFMKFVAHAVSFTTFLCLLVLNASDRFDGVKILPNETITDHPRQVFRVKTTRFSWTEMLIMKWVLGMIWSECKEIWEDGLRDYVTQLWNILDFGMLSIFVASFTARLMAFLQASRAQQYVDLYVTSLDLSNASLPAEVAYFTYARNRWLPSDPQLISEGLYSIAVVLSFSRIAYILPANESFGPLQISLGRTVKDIFKFMVIFIMVFLAFMIGMFNLYSYYLGAKYNPAFTTVEESFKTLFWSIFGLSEVISVVLKYDHKFIENIGYVLYGVYNVTMVIVLLNMLIAMMNHSYQEIEEDADVEWKFARAKLWLSYFDEGRTLPPPFNLVPSPKSFYYMGLRTRSCLVRLCKSKGQRGSQQDMDTPDSISKLHRYRPCRTQDEYVMRSPINHPTRYHKIMKRLIKRYVLKAQADSENDEVNEGELKEIKQDISSLRYELLEEKSQVTAELADLIQQLGDRLSKSNKKL from the exons ATGTGTAGGTTTGAAGCTATGCAGCGCAGACCCACAACACTGAGGGAGAAAGGTCGCAGGGGGCCGGCATACATGTTCAGGGAGCGCGACACGAGTCTCATGGCTGAGGAAGAGCGTTTCCTGGATGCCGCGGAGTACGGGAACATCCCAGTAGTCCGGAAGATGCTTGAAGAATCTGAGACTCTCAATGTGAACTGCGTGGATTACATGGGCCAAAATGCTCTACAGCTCGCCGTGGCTAACGAGCACCTGGAAGTGACCGAGCTTCTCCTCAAGAGGGAAGGTCTAGCTCGTGTGGGTGATGCCCTACTCCTGGCCATCAGTAAAGGCTACGTTCGTATCGTGGAGGTCATTTTGGCACACCCAGCTTTCGAAGGAGGCCTTCGCTTCGGCCCGAGCATCTTGGAACGGGAACAGAAAAAGGAAGACGATGACTTCTATGCATACGACGAAGACGGAACGCGGTTTTCACGCGACGTGACGCCCGTGATCCTGGCCGCACAGTGTCAAGAGTATGAGATCATACACACTTTGCTGCTCAAAGGTGCACGCATCGAAAAGCCTCACGAACACTTCTGCAAGTGTGCCGAGTGTGCCGAAAAGCATAGGCAAGACTCCTTTAGCCACTCGCGCTCACGCATAAATGCCTACAAAGGCCTGGCGAGTGCTGCCTACCTCTGCCTGTCCAGTGAAGACCCTGTACTGACGGCCTTGGAGCTCAGCAATGAGCTTGCTCAACTCGCCAACATCGAAACCGAGTTTAAG AACGACTACGGAAAGCTGTCAATGCAATGTAAAGACTTTGTAGTCGGTGTGCTGGACCTGTGTCGAAACACAGAGGAGGTCGGGGCCATTCTGAACGGAAACATTGACTCTAACCTCCTGAGTGAGTACAGCAGACCCTGTTTGAGCCGCATAAAACTGGCCATCAAGTTCGAAGTCAAGAAG TTTGTGGCTCATCCAAACTGTCAGCAGCAGCTCCTCACCCTTTGGTATGAAAATCTGTCTGGTTTGAGGCAACAGCCCATTGGAGTGAAATGTTTAACGGTTCTCGGGGTGATGGTGACTTTGCCGTTCTTGGCCATTGCATATTGGATTATGCCGTACAGCAAG CTGGGTCAGGTTCTACGCAGTCCATTCATGAAATTCGTTGCTCATGCAGTGTCCTTCACCACTTTCCTGTGCTTGCTGGTGCTCAATGCCTCAGACCGCTTTGACGGAGTCAAAATTCTGCCCAATGAAACTATCACCGATCACCCACGGCAAGTCTTCAGGGTCAAAACCACCCGGTTCTCCTGGACAGAGATGCTGATTATGAAATGGGTGCTTG GAATGATCTGGTCAGAGTGTAAAGAGATTTGGGAGGATGGCTTGCGTGATTACGTCACGCAACTCTGGAACATTTTAGACTTTGGCATGCTGTCCATCTTCGTGGCGTCGTTCACGGCGAGGCTCATGGCATTTCTGCAAGCCTCTCGTGCACAGCAGTACGTGGACCTGTACGTGACGAGCTTGGACCTGAGCAATGCCTCACTTCCTGCTGAGGTGGCTTATTTCACTTATG CAAGGAACCGCTGGCTTCCCTCTGACCCCCAGCTCATCTCTGAAGGTCTCTACTCCATTGCTGTGGTCCTGAGTTTCTCACGTATCGCATATATCCTGCCGGCCAACGAGAGCTTTGGACCTTTACAGATCTCCCTGGGTCGCACTGTGAAGGACATTTTTAAGTTCATGGTCATCTTCATCATGGTCTTCCTTGCTTTCATGATCGGCATGTTCAATTTGTACTCCTACTATCTGGGTGCCAAGTATAATCCCGCCTTTACCAC gGTGGAAGAAAGCTTCAAAACGCTGTTTTGGTCCATCTTCGGTTTGAGTGAGGTGATCTCTGTGGTGCTGAAGTACGATCACAAGTTCATTGAGAACATTGGCTATGTCCTGTATGGTGTCTACAACGTTACAATGGTCATCGTTCTGCTCAACATGCTGATCGCCATGATGAACCACTCCTACCAGGAGATTGAG GAGGACGCAGATGTTGAATGGAAATTTGCCCGTGCTAAACTCTGGCTCTCCTATTTTGATGAAGGCAGgactcttcctcctccttttaATTTGGTACCAAGTCCTAAGTCTTTCTACTATATGGGCCTACGCACAAGATCTTGCCTCGTCAGGCTTTGCAAGTCCAAAGGTCAACGTGGAAGCCAGCAAGACATGGACACTCCAGATTCAATATCCAAG CTCCACAGGTATCGACCTTGCCGTACTCAAGATGAATATGTCATGAGAAGTCCTATCAATCACCCAACCAGATACCAT AAGATCATGAAACGCCTCATCAAGCGATATGTCCTGAAGGCCCAAGCTGACAGTGAAAATGATGAGGTCAATGAGG GTGAGTTGAAGGAGATAAAACAGGACATCTCTAGTCTACGCTATGAACTTCTGGAGGAAAAATCTCAGGTCACAGCAGAACTAGCTGATCTCATCCAACAGCTGGGTGACAGACTCAGTAAATCGAACAAGAAACTCTGA